The segment AGAATATCCTCCATCCCTGTGCACCCAGCTCACCCTTTCCTTCTTAGTGGTCACCTTCACCTCATCTTGACCATCCCCCATCACCCCAAATGGCACTCCTGGCCTCCATTCCAAGCTCACCTCCGGCATACAGGCAAAGGACCAGGACCCCCAGTAGCTTCCAGCTGAGCATCATGGCTATCTCCGGAACCCCCAAAGTCGGGGGTGGGATGAGTCTGGGTGCCTGTGAACCCCAAGAGGCTTTataggagaggagggagaggaggaggccagtctctggggaggggccagcccagtgacacaaGGAATCCCATCAGAACCTAACTGGTCAGACCTGTTTGGAACGCCACGGCTGGTGTGTAACCTCTGAGGCTGGCGTCCCTCATTTCAGCCCCCCAGCTCAGGACCCAGCCACCCCGGCTCTATCACTGACCTAGCCCTTGGTCACCCCACCCTTGTTTTCACATCCTCCTCCATACACACCCTGCAGGAATCGATACCCATGCATCAGCTCCGTAATCACAGGGACTTCCACCTTTCATTGCTCGAAGCCGTTGGAAGCCAAGGAATGGGAGCAAGGCATGCGTGGGGAAGCAGTGTAATTAcacgggccaggaggcaggacgccggcaggagggaggggagaattgCGCCCTTTGAACACCTGGGATGTAACTAGGACAGTCTCACTAGCCCACTgagcaccccccacccctccaccccacttTGAACCCTCCCCATCAGGGCTCAGTTCTTTCCCTGAAACTTCTGCTCTTCTCAGGACCCAGGCATGCTGCTCCCCAGCACGTCCCTTCTTTAGGCACACAGGGGGCCTCCCAAGCAGTGACATCTGAGGAGTTTCATCAGGAGCCACCTGGGGTGACTGCAGGTAAGGAAGGAATTATGAGGACATCCTgattccttctccccacccctgaGCTCACTCCATGTCACGGCCCGGAGGCCCAGGAAGAAGCTGCCTCAGCTCTCTGTCATCtcagcctcttcctcttccctctggaATCCTCCTCGCTGCCCCTCTGGCCCCCTCCCCTGGTCCTTGACGCCAAtgctctgtgcccaccccctccctccatcctttaGGTCTCAGTCTGTCTTGTCAGTCTCTCAGGGACCCCTGGAGAACAACTTCAGGATGGGCTCCTCTGCCCGGAGGTCTAATGAGCCTCTCAGACGTAATGTGTCCAAAACAGAACTCACTTCCTTCCCAAGTTGTTCCCCAAGGTGAGGGACACCCCTCTCCCTCTGTGGCTCAGTGCAGCCTtcattcctctcctcccctgtgccaccccaccccatcctggAGCGCCCCATCCTGGAGCGCCATCCCTGCCCAGCCTCCCGCAATGCcatcctaactggtctccctgctcccaCTCTGCATCCCTCCCCTACACCCAAACACAGCCTCCACAGCCAGCCACGGGgtctcttaaaaatgtaaatccaaTTGTGTGGCTGCTTCCCAGTTTAAAAAATACTCCAAGGGGGTTCTAGTGACTTAGAAGAAAACCCAAACCCTGCCAGGTCCAGGCCTCTCCCTGCAGCACCCTCCAtcactctccctcctgccctctgcaggAACTCTTCTCCCAGGGGGTCACACAGCTTGCTCCTCTCTCCACTCAGATCTCAGCACAACGTCCCCTCCTCAGAGGCCTTTCCTGTCCCCTCATCTAATGCCGCCCCGACAGAGTCAGTTTCTATCTCATCATTGTAATTTGCTTTCTCTTCAtagcacttgttattgtctgaaATGCTCTTGTTCGTTCATTTAGGTACTTGTCCATcatctgtctcttccactagGATGGACATGCCATGGGAGCAGGGACCTGTCTGTCGGCTGCCACTGTAGCCCTGACCTAGGACACTGCCTGGCTCTGAGAGTCCCgttgaatgagtaaatgtttTATCTTCCTCTGCGCTGGCACTGGAAGATCATCTTCCAGAGGTAAAgagatttaaaacaaaagttgaaaataaagaaaacctggAGCTTCTCAAAAAAACTTCCCAAGCAGCCTAGGAAAGGGGTTTTTGAAAGAGGTACCATCTAGAGAAAGAGCTGTGTATGGGACCACTTCTCACACTTCCCTGAAGAGATCTCCCTTACATTCCCAGAGATAACATGTCCAAACGACGACTCCTACTATAGTCATCTTTATTGAGCCACAGGAGAATTCACAGACATCTTGATGGCTGGTGTCCACGAGGGCAGCTGGATGGGGAAGAGGGCTGGgatgtcccccccaccccccaccccacttctcCACAAATCTCTGGGACCCCCTTAAGCTCCCAGGTGCTCAGAGCATCCGGCTGCTCAGGAGCAGACTGAAGCAGGAGAGTTCTGGTTGTCTCCTTGAGGAATGGCTTGCTCTTTGCAAATGGTCTCACTCAGGCCCTGGAGGTCATCGAGCAGGACACAGAGGGATCCTAGGAAAGAAGACCCCAACGGATAAGAGCCGGACAAGAGAAGGCTGTCTTGGTTACCGTGCAGAGTAACCTTCTCTGAGGCAGAAGGTTCTCTGGTCCAACGTGGGCGTGGATACAAGAGGCTGGGGGTCTCCAAGGGTCACAGAGAACAAGGCTCATGTCCTCAAGTATCTGGAGGAGAGGTTGCTGAAGTCCCCCCACTTGTCTCCTCCTACCTAGACCATTACCTTTCGTGGCCTGCCTGGTGGAGAATGCCGCTGCTGGAGGGGCAGGTGCTGAAGACtctgggggcctggggctggacTCCACAGACTTCCCCTTCTCCATTAGGGAAGGAAGAACTGCCAAGAGTCGCTGCTGCTTGTAACGGGAGAGGAGACCCTCCTGCTGCAAGGTGGCCTGGGAAGGAGAGGGTTAAACGCCACCTAACCCAGGCAgagcctccccctcccctttccaCACCTCTCACCCCAACCAACCCCAGGGCCCAGTCTCTGCCGTCCCCTACCAGCATGAGGTTCTTGTCCCTCTCCAGCTCCTGCAGGCGCTGTGTCAGCCgcagcccctcctccttcctggccTCATCCTGCAGGCGCCTGAGCTCCTGGTTCCGCTCCTTTTCCCTGACGGCTTTGCGCTGGATTTGACGCAGGGAGACCACTGCAGGGAAGCCAGGGCACAGAGGGGACAGGTGTGGGGCAGCCCAGGGGCAGTGAAGCAccagaaaaaaagactggaatgACAGGCAAGAATGCTGGGTCCCCAGCTCTGTGACGGGGGGAAGCCACTTACACTCCGTGGCTCTCAGTCTCTTGTGTACAGTGGGAGGGTGGGCTGCTGCTCTAGGAGCCTATGAATCGGTGAAGCCAAAGTACCTTCCCCATGCCCAAACCTTCCCGGAGTCCCTTAggagaaatctgaatatggaCTGGACATGAGATTTTGTGCAATtaatgttcattttcttaaagtgTAACAATGGTATGGAGGTTTCACAGGAAATTTTCCTCTTTGTGGGAGACACAGCTGATGTTTGCAACTTACTTTAAATGATTCCAAAAAATGTACatattgatgtgtgtgtgtatatagatagaGAGGAACGTGACAAGGTTAGTAACTGCTGCATCTAGTTAGAGAAGGTGCATGAGTATCCATTACATGATTCTTCTGAACTTGTCTAGGTGTTGGAAGTTCTTCTCAATAAAAAGTCGGGGGTAATCATGGGTGTGAGATGTTGGGACGGTGGTTGCCTTTGTGGAGGGGAGTGACCGGCAGGGGCTCCAGGGCTGGTCACATGCTGTTGCTTGACCTGAGTGCTACCTATATGGGTGTGTACACCACCTGAGAATTCATCAGCGCCATGTCTTGATAACTTCATTATTTGCatgctttaaaaaactttttttaaataaccttATGTCTCAATACTGCCTTCTTCCTGGAAGCCCATATCCACTCCAGCAAATCTCACCGGCCTTGGCATGCTCCCGCCGAGCCTCGTTCAGtctcctttctgtttctaagagCTGTTCCCGCAGGCGAGTTTCCACTTCAGCCACCTTCTCTTGCAGAGCTGGGGTGAGGCGCAGATGGGGTGTGGCAGGGGGAGCCCTGGTTCATGgttcccaccccaccctccatgGATTTGCCCATTTCCCCTGTGCACACCTTGCCCATAGATCTCCTGTTGCTGGGTCAGCTCCTGCCGGAGACTGGCggcctcctctgtgctctcctgcTGGCCCTGGCGAGCCGCTTCCAGCTGCAGCCCCACACTGGCCAGGGACTCCTGGGTCTGCTGCAGCTCCTGCTCCAGCTGCTGGGCGACCTCGTTCAGcttctgcctctctgcctcccctggGAAGAGGAGGTGCTCACTCAGGCCTCTCCTTGCCCTGGATGCCAGCTCTTGCctgtttctctccatccccaACACACCAGACTCTGGCCCCTGCGGGAGCTCAGTGAGTCAGGACCAGGCGTACCTTGCTCCCGGGCCCGGCCCACCTCCTGCTGGATGATGTGGGCACTCAGCTGCAGTTCTGCATCCAGGCGGTTCCGTTCTTCCCGCAACTGCTCTAACTCCAGGCTCACATCTATAGCcggtgggggtggagggcagcTGAGACAGGAGGAGAAACAGAGTCAGAGGAACTCACCCACCTGCCTCACCCTCAAGTCATCCCTCCTCGGTCCTCACTGTTAGGGGTCCCAGCAACAAACACCTTAaagccccactcccctccctgaTCCACCTCAAAGTGCCCGGAACTTCACCTCTCCTGGCGCAGCTGAGCAAGGGCCAGTTTTCGAGCCATCAGGCCTGGGGAGAAAAGGCCGAGAGCTACAGCAGGATAACTTTGTGGAGGAGAAAAGGGGAGATGAGGGAGTAAGGGGAAAAGATGCTTGGACCcgtgagaaggaggcaggaggatgaAGGTGGGATGAGAGAGGGctggtggggcaggggcagggctagGGTGCATCTGGGAGTCACCCTACCCACCCCGAATGGTGTGGACCTTGCGGACGGCATAGCTGACTCGGTTGCTGAGGCTGGGCAGCCGGGCTGCAGCCTGCTCCACCTTGGCCATGGTGCACTGGAGCCAGGTCTGAAAGCTAGAGAAGGCGGGAGGTCACTGACCTTCCAACCCCACCTCCTTCCCAAAAGGAGTTGACTCCCTCTGCCCTGTCCTGCTATGTACATGCATGGGGAAAGCAGGGCAGGGGAAGTCAGAGCAGGGAAAAGAGAAGCTGAGGCCAAGAGCAGGGGCCCCAACTCTGCACCTGCCAGTCATGTCTGAGCTCCTCAgtggataaaagaagaaaatctgagaGCTTAAGCCCTTTAGTGACTATCGGGTAAAAATGATCCACTTGCTCATAAGGAAAGCACAGCTTTCTGGTCCCAAAACCCATGGTAAGCTTCTTGTGTGGGTCCTAGCAATCAGTGTCTTTAAAAACAGCCCTGCAGTAAAAACCATAATGAGGTTCCCGAAGTCAGACCTTATCTGGCCCAGATGCCATAGCACAGCAAAGAGTTCACTGAAAACGATTCTACGGTGGCAAAAATGAGTGCTGTACGGCTGCCTAATCTCCAGCTCATTCTGACTTCACCTGCTCGCCCCTGGACATGTCTCTGGGTTTAGGGAATCTCCTGGTGCTGTATGGGTTATATGAAGTTATGTGCATTTCTCTAAGGAACAAAGCCCATAGCTTCCATCAGTTCTAAGGGGCCCTTGCCACAAGGCGGCATTAAATGGCTGTGTATCTTCTCAAACAACCTGAGAAGCTTATTTCTCACGATCTATTTTTTGGTCACTATTATGCATCAGAGATCAAAGTCATCCTCTCTAACAATTCCCTGATACCAGTGGAGGCAGGCCCATGATTTATCAGTGGGTGGTACCCAAAGCAGGGCCAGTGTGGCTCATGAGAGCTCAGAACCCTAACCAGGCCCCCGGGGAGGAGGCCCAGGCAGTATCCAGAGGCAGGGCAGGAACTCCCCAGGAGAGTCCAAGTCTGCACCGACAGAAAAACAAGCGGCCCTCAAAAGCTGGGGGTCATGTCCCTAGCAGCACAGCAGAGATCACTTTTATCTGAAAATGGTGTGAGTGGGTACTTCAACACCTACTGCGGGGGCTCTTACGAAAGCCATTTTCTGGTAAGGTCTCCAAGCGATCTACAGACTAACAAACCTGGCAACAAACCAAGTTTGGGTTGTTTTAAGCCTAGGGGACTTTCTGGCAATAAAATCATTAATAAGAACCATTGCAGTGATGTCCTGGTACTGAAGTAAAACCCTGTCCACAgcgcttctctctcctctcctagaggtaggaggcacatgCAATGGATTGAATCTGGGTGGTGGTTCATCATAACTAGTCTCTCTTGTCCTgtgcatgtttgaaatttttcataattttttaaagttaaattagtCCCCAAGGTACAAATCCAACAGAAGGGGCTAGTGGGCAAGGACCCATCCTGCATCACAACTTTGCTAAACCAAAAACTGTTATGTGATCCATCAAGAAGAGCCTCATGGGAACAGCAGACTTCTGCAGAGTACAGACAacaagccaggcactgtgctaggatcTTTATGTGGATCCCTCTCAGCACCCCAACGTCCACGGCTGAGGGGGGCTGTTACCAATGTGAAGAAGCTTGTGTTTCTCCTTAGATGGCTTTCTAAAGCTTATGTAACAAGAGTTGGGAAGAAAACTAGGAAGTTGGTATGAGAGACACAGGCTTGCAATTGACCGAGAAGGAAACTGGCATACATTTTAGATGGAGTATCTAGTAGGCCAGTAGGTGTACAGCtttaaaataaagagtaaattttttttcaactcCTCAGGGTATGCctgtaaaattttaaaggaaggaaggaaaaccaaGTAGCCACACTCCCCATCCTCCGACAGCTCAGTAGGTGGAGATCCTCCCAGGTGCTCTGTTTAGCTCAAGCCGGTACTAGACCGAACTGCAGGAGGCGTTGCCTCACCTCCAACAAAGTGTGCAGTGGGAGTCATAACAAGCGAGCCTGGTGTGAACGTGGAGGGGGTGCCCCAGGAAAACACAAACACAAGGACTTGTACAGGGCTACCTACCTCTGCCTTGCATACTCCAGCTGACAGCTCTCCAGCCCCTCTTGCCTGAGGCTCTTGAACTCCAAGGTGCCCAAGAAGCTGGGGAAGCAGAAATACCACTCCACACCCCCCTCCCAAGGTACCTGCTGACAGCATTGGCTACAAGCTTCAGCTGCTCCTCGGCCATGGCCGTCTGCTGCTGCCGCCGGCGCTGGGCCTCCTGAACCCGGCTCAGCTCCACCTGCAGGGCCTGGGAAGGATGCGGTAAAGACAAGGGTCCCCTCCCCACGGCTCTGGCCCACAGACCCGGGCCAGGGATTTCCCTGGCCTCCCTTAGCCTCTGCCTGTCTCAGACACTGACCTTGGCGCCCATCCgctccacctccacctctgcGGCTTTGTCCTGCAGGGAGCGCTGCAGGATGGCCTGCTCCTGGCTCTGGGCTGCAGCTCTTTCCTGGAGCTCTGCCACCTgcgggaggagaggaggcagggcatGGCTAGAGCAGCAAGCTGGAGGGCGGGCACTGGAATGAAGGGGCAGGTGCCCAGGTCTCTGAAAGAATGCCATGCAGGGAGACAAGGAGCTTGGGTTCCCGAGAATGGAGTCTGAGTCCAGGTTTCCTTCCAGAAGCATGTTCCATGTGCCCACACCTTGAGAAACTGCCCTGTGACCCACCCACAAGGACCTACCACCTCTGCCCATGCCTCCCATCCTTAGacactgtcacctcctcagagaggccgtTCCTGACCATCCTGCCTAAGGCTGGCCCACCCCACGGTCTCTGTCTCTCACAGGATCTGTTACATTTTTCTCTAGAGCACATATAACTACCTGACATCATCTAATTGTTTTCTTGCCTATTACGTGACTCCCGCTCCTATGTAAGCTCCTATGTAATATAAGCTCCTTAGAGCAGGTACTTGTCTGTCTTTGTTCAGGGCTGTGTTCCCAGTACGTGGTAACCacgcaataaatatttgttgaataaatgtcaCCCCATATGTAAGGAGCAAGGAGTTGGGAAGAAAGAGGGCACCAAGTGACCTGTCCCTTCAGCTGCTCCTTGcatcctctgtgctccagctcCTGGGCCTTCAGCTGCACCATGAGGGCAAACACCTTCTCCCGCCAGCCCTTCAGCAGGGACTGGCACTTCCTGGTGAACTCAGGCTCCAGGGAATCTGAAGGCTGAACCTGCAAGGTGGAGGAATGGGGAAAGTGTGGGCTcctggggagcagaggaaggaggtgttttctgtttcttctgtccTGCCCCAGCAAcaggagacacagggagaatacGCCTTCAAGGAAAGAAAGATCCCGGCAGGTTCTGGCAGCACAGCAACCCCTCCCACCCACAGAGAGGTGCCGGGGGAAgcggggcctggggcaggggcctACCTTCCtggccagctcctcctcctgcatGGAGAGGATGTGCATGAGGCTCTGCACACGCACCTGCAGCAGCTCTGCTGTGGTGTGCAGGCCATCCCGGTCCTCCTGCAAGTGCtgtgggtgggagagggagggagagagcagccGCCTCCATAGGGCCACCATGCCGGCCCTCAGGCAGCAGCCAGTCTGCACCCTCTCAACAGCAATGCCTTCTCTCCTGGGGACTGTTTTCTTCTCCAGGGGCCACCCCTCTCCCAAGACCTGATCCTTGAGCCCTCCAGTCCCACTCCCCATCCTGGCACAGATGCACCCTGCACTCTCTCACCTGCACAGTTTCTAGAAGCTCCTGTCGCTCTGATTCCCATGTCCGGCTCTGGACCTCGGGAGCGACTTGTTCCCCAACATATCTCCTTAGATTCTCAACCAAGTTCACCTGAGCCTCCAAGTCTTCTTGGGTCTTGCTAGGGTTGAGGTGGAAATAGGGGAACCATCAGTGGGGCACCCTAGAGACCTGCCCCACCCACATCTCCCTTtagccacctccctccccaccccttacCTCAGCTGCTTCCGCAGCAGCTCGGCCTCCCTCTGGGCCACAGCCAGCTCCTTGGCTTCCCCGGCCCTCTTGGTTTCCAGACTATTCAGAGACTTCTCCAAGCCCTCAGCTTTGTGGGTCAAACTGGAAAGAGCCTCCTGGTGAGCCTGCGTCAAGGAGGAGAGCTGCAGAGAGAAGAGGGGGCTCAGCAGGGGCCAGCTCTCTCCCACATCTGGGCTTTCAAAATCCCCCCTGCTTTGGCCCTGTCCCAAATCACCCAACTGCGCATGGCAAAATCGAGACTTGGCGCCTCACTCTCCCCTGTCACCCTCCCATTCATCAGCAGTTCCTGTCAGGTCTCCTCCCCAAACATGTCTCactcctctccatctccactgccaccagCTGAGGTAAGCTACCCTCACCTCTGGCCTGGACAATGGCAACAACCTCCTGACCGGTCTTTAAAAACCTCCAGTGGCTGACCATGGCACCCAGACAAAAATTCAGCTTCTCTCAGTCTGCCAAGCCCATCACAGCCCAGCCTCTGCCCACTTCCCTGAGCCCATCTCCTACCGATCTCCCACTGCCCACTCTGCTGCAGCCAGTGCCCTCCCTTCTTCACCCCAACAAGCCAGCTCTTTCCCACCTCAGAGTCTACCTGAAGGCTTGGCCTCCCCACTCCTCAAATCCTGGGTGACATCACCTCCTCGGGAAGGCCTCCCTGGGCTGCAGTCCCCACCCACCACCCGCTCTGTCCTATCACCTGGTCATGGCCTTCCAGCACTTACTATCAACTGAAGTGAACTCCTGCATGTGCTTACTATCTGCCACACCCCCTTTGAAAGGAAGCTCTGGGAagcttgtctttttctctctgtaccTCAAACGGTGGTAAGGGTGTTGGAGACACTGAAAGAGCCGTGGGACTGATGGTGAAGGAGGGAGAGTGCTGCCCTCATTTCTGGTGTGGCCCCCTCTAGTGCAATCTCCATACCACAAAGTGATCATTTAGGACTTAAATCACAAAACTAGTCATTTTAGacataaaatacaaatctgatcatgtcatctCCCTGTTTAAAACCTTTCAACGGTTGCTCATTGCTCTTAAGGTAAAGTATAAAGTTCTGAACAGGCCCGAGGCCTCACAATCCTCACACCATCCAGAGCCCCTCTGGCCTCTTCCTGTCCCCCATGCTGCCAAGTGTCGCACCAGCTCCCATCGCgtccccacctgcctcctcaCCAGCCGACTCCTATTCAGCACAAATGTCAACTCTTATCATTAAACATCTTTCGTGAATCTAAAGGCCCTTTATACTTTCCTTTGAACTCTCTCCTTTGTCAATTTTCTGGCTGGATTGCTGTCTTTCCCTTATCAATTTCTAGGCACACATTATATAGTGAGGATATCAGCCTTTTCCTGTGATATGAGCTGTAAATATTCTTCCCTAGTTTATCATTTATCctttgattttacttttattttgtcattGCTAAATTCAGTATTATACAGtgtatcaatcttttctttaatgGCTCTGGATTTTGATTCATAAGTACAGGCCTTCCCCATTCCAAGGTTATAAAGGAATTcacccatgttttcttccagtgCCTTTATCGTTTCATTTCTTAACATGTCGACCGATTAGGGTGGCCTTCCCTAACCCCCTACCAGGTTAGGGCTTCCTTGTCCTTCTCCTTTATGGCACTTCTCCCAATTGCAATGAATTAATTAGGATTAAATTAAGTGTTAAATGTGTGTGTCCCCCATTAGGCTATTAGCTCCACTCACAAGGACTCAGGCTGATTTGCTTACCCCAGAGTCCTGGCTCCTATCTCAGGGATGGCAGAGTGAACACTGCTAAATGCTTGCTGACTGAATAATCTTCTCTCCCCAGTCCACCTTAGGACCCCACTCCCACCTTTCTCACCCCTCTGCCCACGCGCCAAGGCTCCCAGATGAACTGAGTATCTGGAGCAAAGTAGGAAGACAGTCTACTTCCTActggaaggggaaggagggcTTCAAGTGGTGGGGGGTCACCTGAGCCTGGAAAAAAGTGCGATCTGAGTAAGCCCAAAACACCCAAGTTCTCCCTCTTTCCAGGT is part of the Equus caballus isolate H_3958 breed thoroughbred chromosome 20, TB-T2T, whole genome shotgun sequence genome and harbors:
- the CCHCR1 gene encoding coiled-coil alpha-helical rod protein 1 isoform X11, with the protein product MAWWGLDGLPQGLAEPWRELWRLGSQPLHSIPPFSPPTRNGRDYRNLRRGNIDGWTLNLETSNNVEMFRPSGSTGLIPPSHFQARPLPAVPRMAPTWISDIPLVQPLAHQDVLERRPDNQRPQVIMWERGVSGNGQEPRQRGRSLEGSQALSQQAELISRQLQELWRLEEEVRALRETSLQQKMRLEAQAMELEAVARAEKAGRAEAEGLRAALAGAEVVRKNLEEGSQRELEEVQRLHQEQLSSLTQAHQEALSSLTHKAEGLEKSLNSLETKRAGEAKELAVAQREAELLRKQLSKTQEDLEAQVNLVENLRRYVGEQVAPEVQSRTWESERQELLETVQVQPSDSLEPEFTRKCQSLLKGWREKVFALMVQLKAQELEHRGCKEQLKGQVAELQERAAAQSQEQAILQRSLQDKAAEVEVERMGAKALQVELSRVQEAQRRRQQQTAMAEEQLKLVANAVSSFQTWLQCTMAKVEQAAARLPSLSNRVSYAVRKVHTIRGLMARKLALAQLRQESCPPPPPAIDVSLELEQLREERNRLDAELQLSAHIIQQEVGRAREQGEAERQKLNEVAQQLEQELQQTQESLASVGLQLEAARQGQQESTEEAASLRQELTQQQEIYGQALQEKVAEVETRLREQLLETERRLNEARREHAKAVVSLRQIQRKAVREKERNQELRRLQDEARKEEGLRLTQRLQELERDKNLMLQRLLAVLPSLMEKGKSVESSPRPPESSAPAPPAAAFSTRQATKGSLCVLLDDLQGLSETICKEQAIPQGDNQNSPASVCS